One Gemmatimonadota bacterium DNA segment encodes these proteins:
- a CDS encoding ABC transporter ATP-binding protein — protein MSLLYVQNLGVHFQLEDQVVEAVRGISFHIEKGETVALVGESGSGKSVSALSVMQLLPYPRASHPHGNVQFDGEEMLGAPQERLQQLRGDRIAMIFQEPMTSLNPLHTIEKQIGETLMLHRKMTREQAREHTIDLLQKVHLPDPETRLKSYPHQLSGGQRQRVMIAMALANEPDLLIADEPTTALDVTIQAQILKLLKSLQDEFGMAILLITHDLTIVRHVSDRVYVMTQGKIVEEGDTTRIFDQPQHTYTQKLLNAQPKGTASALNGSAPIVVEADNLKVWFPIQRGFLRRTIGHIKAVDGISVTIRAGHTVGVVGESGSGKTTLGLALLRLLSSQGPIEFNGQGIQNLPSKTLRPLRREMQIVFQDPFGSLSPRLSVFHIIAEGLRVHNMGDSDHKRRDLVAEIMDEVGLEPEMMDRFPHEFSGGQRQRIAIARAMVLRPRFVVLDEPTSALDMTVQSQIIDLLRRLQKDHDLAYLFISHDLRVVRALANELVVMKDGVVVEHGATETVFANPQTDYTRELITAAFDIDVVEGDG, from the coding sequence GTGAGCTTGCTATACGTTCAAAATTTGGGCGTGCATTTCCAGCTCGAAGACCAGGTCGTCGAAGCTGTGCGCGGCATATCGTTTCACATTGAAAAAGGTGAAACCGTCGCACTGGTAGGCGAATCGGGATCGGGCAAATCCGTCTCGGCACTTTCCGTAATGCAATTGCTACCCTATCCGCGCGCCTCGCATCCACACGGCAACGTACAATTTGACGGAGAGGAAATGCTGGGCGCGCCGCAAGAGCGACTGCAACAACTGCGCGGCGACCGCATTGCGATGATTTTTCAAGAGCCGATGACCTCGCTGAATCCGCTGCATACCATTGAAAAACAAATCGGCGAAACCCTGATGTTGCACCGCAAAATGACGCGAGAGCAAGCGCGAGAACACACGATAGACTTATTGCAAAAAGTACACTTGCCCGATCCCGAAACGCGCCTCAAATCCTATCCCCACCAGCTATCGGGCGGCCAGCGGCAACGCGTAATGATCGCCATGGCCCTGGCCAATGAGCCGGATTTGCTCATTGCCGATGAACCTACAACTGCGCTGGATGTGACGATTCAGGCACAAATTTTGAAATTGCTCAAATCACTGCAAGACGAATTTGGCATGGCGATTTTGCTCATCACACACGACCTGACAATCGTTCGGCATGTGTCAGATCGCGTCTATGTAATGACACAGGGAAAAATTGTAGAAGAGGGAGACACCACACGCATCTTCGATCAGCCGCAACATACCTATACACAAAAACTTCTAAATGCACAGCCAAAGGGAACAGCATCCGCGCTGAACGGATCGGCTCCCATTGTAGTCGAGGCGGATAATCTGAAAGTGTGGTTCCCCATTCAGCGGGGATTTTTGCGGCGAACCATCGGGCATATAAAAGCCGTAGATGGGATTTCAGTAACCATTCGCGCCGGGCATACCGTCGGCGTTGTCGGCGAGTCCGGCTCGGGCAAAACAACACTGGGATTGGCCCTCTTGCGATTGCTGAGCAGCCAGGGACCAATTGAGTTTAACGGACAGGGCATTCAGAACCTGCCGAGCAAGACCCTGCGCCCCTTAAGACGAGAGATGCAAATTGTTTTTCAAGACCCCTTCGGGTCCTTAAGCCCGCGCCTATCGGTCTTTCACATTATCGCCGAGGGATTGCGGGTTCACAACATGGGAGACAGCGATCACAAACGCCGAGACCTCGTAGCAGAAATAATGGATGAAGTAGGGCTTGAACCCGAAATGATGGATCGGTTTCCACATGAGTTTTCAGGCGGCCAACGGCAGCGCATTGCCATTGCGCGCGCCATGGTATTGCGCCCCCGATTTGTGGTCCTGGACGAACCCACAAGCGCGCTGGACATGACCGTGCAGTCGCAAATTATCGACTTGCTTCGGCGCTTGCAAAAAGATCACGATCTGGCTTATTTATTTATCAGCCACGACTTGCGGGTCGTGCGCGCACTCGCCAATGAACTCGTCGTAATGAAGGACGGCGTCGTTGTAGAACACGGCGCAACAGAAACCGTATTTGCAAATCCACAAACGGATTACACGCGAGAATTGATCACAGCGGCATTTGATATTGATGTTGTTGAAGGGGACGGATGA
- a CDS encoding glycosyltransferase family 4 protein — MAYPLAIFTPRIGAYSETFIRKHIERLLPGQTIVLAHAIRKAKYWETSCPTLILSGISLPRFEKKRKIAAFSQTIRQFTTFHGVEVMMGEFLDVSLPIFEIVRDMGIPFYVHSHGYDMSERLEDPMWRKAYLAYNGAAGIITVSEFSRNRLIDIGLEPGLIKVVPYGIDVPDAYCQRNSERVTCLAVGRMVPKKAPLITIRAFEKASLECPNLHLDFIGDGVLFSAVEDYVERNQLSDKITLHGSQPNDFVLDLMKKAGMFLQHSVTDSKTGNEEGLPVAILEAMANGLPVVTSKHAGIPEAVISSVNGYLVNEGDENSMAHCIIDLYNDSTMRKKLGRNSWLCAKENFSWEAERRHLIKIMDL, encoded by the coding sequence ATGGCTTATCCACTGGCTATTTTTACACCCAGAATAGGTGCTTATTCAGAAACCTTTATTCGCAAGCACATAGAAAGATTATTGCCCGGACAAACGATTGTTTTAGCCCATGCGATCAGAAAGGCGAAATATTGGGAAACATCATGCCCAACCCTCATTCTCAGTGGAATCTCTCTGCCACGGTTTGAAAAGAAGAGAAAAATTGCTGCTTTTTCGCAGACAATCCGTCAATTTACGACTTTTCACGGCGTTGAAGTGATGATGGGCGAATTTTTAGATGTCTCATTGCCCATTTTTGAAATCGTGCGAGACATGGGGATACCATTTTATGTCCATTCACATGGGTATGATATGTCAGAGCGTCTTGAAGACCCGATGTGGCGAAAAGCATATCTTGCATACAATGGTGCAGCAGGAATCATAACGGTAAGTGAATTTAGCAGAAATCGACTTATTGACATCGGTTTAGAACCAGGTCTGATCAAAGTGGTTCCTTATGGGATTGATGTTCCTGATGCTTATTGCCAGAGAAATTCGGAGCGAGTGACCTGTCTCGCAGTGGGGCGGATGGTACCCAAAAAAGCACCGTTAATTACGATCAGGGCATTTGAGAAGGCAAGTCTTGAATGTCCAAATCTCCATTTGGATTTTATCGGTGATGGGGTATTATTTTCTGCCGTGGAAGATTATGTTGAGAGAAATCAACTTTCTGATAAAATTACACTTCATGGCAGTCAACCAAATGATTTCGTTTTAGACCTGATGAAAAAAGCGGGGATGTTTTTACAACACAGCGTTACTGATTCCAAAACGGGCAATGAGGAAGGCCTACCGGTCGCTATATTGGAAGCCATGGCAAATGGATTACCTGTTGTTACTTCAAAACATGCGGGCATTCCAGAAGCAGTAATTTCTAGCGTAAATGGTTATCTGGTAAATGAAGGAGATGAAAACAGTATGGCTCATTGTATTATTGATTTATACAACGACTCCACAATGCGTAAAAAATTAGGGCGGAATAGCTGGCTATGTGCAAAGGAAAATTTCTCCTGGGAGGCAGAGAGACGACATCTCATTAAGATCATGGATTTATAA